TTTAATGTATAAAATATAGAAGACGTTTAAAGAAGTAACTAACAAGGGGGAACATCCTCAATATAACTTCAAAACTATCTTAAGTTGTTTCTTTAAACTTCTTCAAATAAACAAAGGAAGAAGTTAAGTAATATTATTTTTTTGGAGGTATTTTGTCGTGCGTATCACAGGTACAGTTAAATGGTTCAATTCTAAGAAAGGATTTGGTTTCATCACAAGAGATGATAACCAAGGAGACATCTTCGTTCATTTCTCAGCTATTGAAGGTGAAGGATTCAAAAACTTAGAAGAAGGTGAGAAAGTAGAATTTGAAGTTGTTCAAGAAGAAAAAGGACCAAGAGCACAATCAGTAAGAAAAATACAATAAAGATTGTCAAAATATAAAAGGCAGGTTAAACCTGCCTTTTCCTAAAAAATCAAAAAATCAAAACTTTTCATAAAATTTATAAAAAATATCATTCCACTACCAAAATTTTTAAGAGATAATATATTATCTAAATCAAAAAAAACTATTAAGAGGTAATAATGAAAAAATTCTATATTAGAACATTTGGTTGTCAGATGAATATAAATGATAGTCAAAAAATGAGTGGGATGCTAAAAACTCTTGGTTATGAGCCTACAAACAATTGGGAAGAAGCAGATGTTATTCTTGTAAATACTTGTTCTGTTAGAGAAAAGCCAGATCAAAAAGTATTATCTGCTCTTGGAGAGTTTAAAAAAGTTAAAAATAAAAATCCAGATGCAATAATAGGTGTTTGTGGATGTTTAGCTCAAAGAGCAGGATATGAAATACTTCAAAAAGCACCTTATATAGATATGGTTTTTGGAACTACTAATATTCACCATTTACCTCAGCTTTTAGAAGAAGCAAAACAAGGAAATAAAGCAGTAGAAATATTAGAAGAAATTGATGAAAATGAAAATCAACTTGATTCTTATCCAACAGTTAGAGATAACAAATATACTGCATATGTTACAGTAATAAGAGGTTGTGATAAGAAATGTACTTATTGTATAGTACCAACTACAAGAGGAAAAGAAAGAAGTAGAAGAATAGGAGAGATAATACAAGAAGTTCAATGGCTTGTTGAGGATGGAGTAAAAGAGATTCATTTAATAGGACAAAATGTTACTGCATATGGAAAAGATTTAGGAGATGTTAAATTTTATGAATTATTATATGCAGTAGCAAATGTTGATGGAGTTGAAAGAATTAGATTTACAACAGGACATCCTAGAGATTTAGATATAAATACTATAAAAGCAATGGCAGATATTCCTCAAGTATGTGAAGCTTTACATCTTCCAATACAAGCAGGTTCAGATAAGATATTAAAAGCTATGGATAGAGGTTATACTCAAAAAGAATATTTAGAAAAAATAGAACTACTTAAAAAGTATATTCCAGATATTGCCCTTTCTACCGATATAATAGTTGGATTTCCAGGAGAGACTTATGAAGATTATCTTGAAACAGTAAAAGTAGTAAAGGAAGTTAAATATGATCAGATATTTGCTTTTAAATATTCTCCAAGACCTGGAACACCAGCAGCAGATTTAAAAATGACAGAAGATCCAAAAACATTAAGTAAATGGCTTACAGATTTAATAAATATTCAAAAAAATATAGCTTTTGAAAAAAATTTAGCATATGAAGGAAAAAAAGTAGAAGTATTAGTAGAAGAAGAAAAAGATGGGAAATTAGTAGGTAGAAGTAGAACAAATAAACTTGTATATTTTGAAGGAAAGCATAATTTATTAGGTAAGCTTGTAGATGTAAAAATAACAAAGGCAAATAGATTTTCATTAGAAGGAACTATAAATGAAAAGGAATTACAGCTTATATAAAATTAGGAGGCTTTGAAAATGATTGAGATGGATATTAGGGGGATAGTATTAGATCCTATTACAAATATGCCTATAGTTGTTTTACAATCAAAAGAAACAGATGATATTCTTTCAATCTGGATAGGTGTTTTTGAAGCAAATGCAATATCTATGAAACTGGAAAATATTCATATGCCAAGACCTATGACTTATGATCTTATGGTAAATTTAATAGAAAATTTAAGTGCTGATATATCATATATATTAATAAATGATCTTAATGATAATACCTATTATGCAGAGATTGTTTTAAATAAAGATGGCCAAGAAATAAGAATAGATTCAAGACCAAGCGATGCTATAAATTTAGCAATTAGAAAAAATGTGCCTATTTTTGTTGAAGAAAGAGTTTTACAAGAGTATAAAAAAGATATTCAATCAGAAGTAGATGAGAACGAGCTTGAAGAATGGATAAAATCTTTAAAACCAGAAGATTTTGAATCCTAATATTTTAAAACTATAGAACCCCAAGTTAAACCGCCACCAAAAGCAGTAAAAAGGATGTTATCTCCTTTTTTTATTCTTTTTTCTTTTACTGCTTCATAAAAAGCTATCGGAATAGAGGCTGCACTTGTATTTCCATATTTATGGATATTACTAAAAACCTTACTTTTATCTAGTTTTAATCTTTCAGCAAGAGCATCTATAATTCTTATATTTGCTTGATGAGGAATTACTAAATCAATATCATTTAATGTTAAATTAGCTTCCTTTAAAGCTTGCAAAGATGATTCTTCCATACTCTTTATTGCAAGTTTAAAAGTTTCTCTTCCTTTCATTCTTAATTTTTCACCAACTGGACAGTATAAAGAATTACCATGACTACCATCAGAATGCATAACTGTAGATAAAATATCACTATCATTTTCAGTTTTGGATAAAACTACTGCACCTGCACCATCTCCAAATATTACAGCAGTTGACCTATCTTCCCAATCTATTATTCGTGAAAAAACTTCAGCTCCAACAACTAAAACATTTTCAAACTGCCCTGATTTTATAAAAGAGTTTGCAATAGTTAAAGCATATATGAAACCACTACATGCTGCAGAAATATCAAATGCCATAGGTTTTTTTAATCCAAGTTTATCTGCCAGCAATGCTGCTGTTGAAGGAAATATCATATCAGGAGTAGAAGTGGCAACTATTACAGCTTGAATATCTGATTTATTTATATTTGCAGAATTTATAGCCTCTTCTGAAGCTTTTTTTGCTAAATCACTTGTTTTTTCCCATTCTTCTGCAATTCTTCTTTCTTTAATTCCAGTTCTAGTTGTTATCCATTCATCAGAAGTATCTAATATTTTTTCTAAATCTTGATTGGTAATAACACGAGGAGGAACATACATACCAATTCCTGTTATTTCAACACCCATTAAATTAAACCTCTAAAAGTGGCTCTGGAAGTAGTTTTTCAATATTTTCATACAGTTTTTCATTAAAATTAGTTTCAACAAACTCTGTAGCAACTTTTAAAGCATTTTTTATAGCTCTTGCATCTGCTCTTCCATGAGTAATAATACAGCTTGCTTTTGTTCCAAGAAGAGGAGCACCACCATATTCTGC
The Hydrogenothermus marinus DNA segment above includes these coding regions:
- a CDS encoding bifunctional nuclease family protein, producing the protein MIEMDIRGIVLDPITNMPIVVLQSKETDDILSIWIGVFEANAISMKLENIHMPRPMTYDLMVNLIENLSADISYILINDLNDNTYYAEIVLNKDGQEIRIDSRPSDAINLAIRKNVPIFVEERVLQEYKKDIQSEVDENELEEWIKSLKPEDFES
- the miaB gene encoding tRNA (N6-isopentenyl adenosine(37)-C2)-methylthiotransferase MiaB, whose product is MKKFYIRTFGCQMNINDSQKMSGMLKTLGYEPTNNWEEADVILVNTCSVREKPDQKVLSALGEFKKVKNKNPDAIIGVCGCLAQRAGYEILQKAPYIDMVFGTTNIHHLPQLLEEAKQGNKAVEILEEIDENENQLDSYPTVRDNKYTAYVTVIRGCDKKCTYCIVPTTRGKERSRRIGEIIQEVQWLVEDGVKEIHLIGQNVTAYGKDLGDVKFYELLYAVANVDGVERIRFTTGHPRDLDINTIKAMADIPQVCEALHLPIQAGSDKILKAMDRGYTQKEYLEKIELLKKYIPDIALSTDIIVGFPGETYEDYLETVKVVKEVKYDQIFAFKYSPRPGTPAADLKMTEDPKTLSKWLTDLINIQKNIAFEKNLAYEGKKVEVLVEEEKDGKLVGRSRTNKLVYFEGKHNLLGKLVDVKITKANRFSLEGTINEKELQLI
- a CDS encoding beta-ketoacyl-ACP synthase III, which translates into the protein MGVEITGIGMYVPPRVITNQDLEKILDTSDEWITTRTGIKERRIAEEWEKTSDLAKKASEEAINSANINKSDIQAVIVATSTPDMIFPSTAALLADKLGLKKPMAFDISAACSGFIYALTIANSFIKSGQFENVLVVGAEVFSRIIDWEDRSTAVIFGDGAGAVVLSKTENDSDILSTVMHSDGSHGNSLYCPVGEKLRMKGRETFKLAIKSMEESSLQALKEANLTLNDIDLVIPHQANIRIIDALAERLKLDKSKVFSNIHKYGNTSAASIPIAFYEAVKEKRIKKGDNILFTAFGGGLTWGSIVLKY
- a CDS encoding cold-shock protein, which encodes MRITGTVKWFNSKKGFGFITRDDNQGDIFVHFSAIEGEGFKNLEEGEKVEFEVVQEEKGPRAQSVRKIQ